One region of Primulina tabacum isolate GXHZ01 chromosome 1, ASM2559414v2, whole genome shotgun sequence genomic DNA includes:
- the LOC142541789 gene encoding uncharacterized protein LOC142541789, with protein MKNNQEDAYLCPSFNCYTAEKLAEIAVKVAMEDEENDEDGAFHEFTFVLRDEEVVAYDGQIRSIFPVFNRDLVSSHSAEAESLGIPVTNVRSDRNHLSSSSSSEGDDLETVPPGTYCIWRPCPVLCKKSKSTGSKPRSWKFSDLMRRSNSDGKDNYVFLTPKHRSTHDQKPQKFIEASKIQKVTGTKSISGGTER; from the coding sequence ATGAAGAACAATCAAGAAGATGCATACCTGTGCCCAAGCTTCAACTGCTATACGGCTGAAAAGTTGGCAGAAATCGCTGTAAAAGTCGCCATGGAGGATGAAGAAAACGATGAAGATGGGGCCTTTCATGAGTTTACTTTTGTACTCCGAGATGAAGAGGTTGTGGCCTACGATGGCCAAATCAGGTCCATCTTCCCCGTCTTCAACCGAGATCTTGTTTCATCTCATTCTGCCGAAGCGGAGAGTCTCGGAATTCCTGTGACCAACGTTCGATCAGATCGGAACCACCTATCGTCGTCTTCGTCGTCGGAAGGCGATGATTTGGAGACCGTTCCCCCGGGGACGTACTGCATTTGGAGGCCATGTCCGGTCTTGTGTAAGAAGAGCAAGTCGACTGGATCGAAGCCGAGGAGCTGGAAGTTCTCCGACCTGATGCGGCGGAGCAACAGCGACGGGAAGGACAATTATGTGTTTTTGACTCCCAAGCACCGTAGTACTCATGATCAAAAGCCTCAGAAGTTTATCGAAGCTTCGAAAATCCAAAAGGTTACAGGAACAAAGTCCATCTCCGGTGGAACAGAGCGATGA